A window of Sagittula sp. P11 genomic DNA:
CGGATCGTTCTGATGAACACGCTGAAGGCGATGTCGGCGAGCCGCTCGCTGAACCGGCCTTCGGGCGCGTCCTTTGATGTGTCTTCGCCAGTCGCCAAGGTCTGCCTTCCCGCGTTTGGCGGTGTTTTAGGTCGGGCGCCGGGCAGCGGCAAGGGGGCGGGCGCAACCTGCCGCGTACAGGACGAAGCGGTCCGGACCGGTGCGCCAACCGGCTGGGATATCCCGGAGCGCGGCGGTACAACTGCTCGGGACAAGAGGGAGGCACAGGACAATGAAAAGCGCGATCACCGCGGGCGGCGCGATCTTCGGCAAGCTCAAGGCCTTGGGCATCGACTATGTCTTTGCCAACTCCGGCACGGATTTCCCGCCCGTGATCGAAGGGCTGGTGGAGGCGCGGCGTCAGGGGCTGGATCTGCCGATCCCGGTGACGGTGCCGCACGAGCACGCCGCCGTTTCGATGGCGCATGGCGCGTGGCAGGTCACGGGACGCCCGCAGGCGGTGCTGCTGCACACCAATGTCGGGTTGTCGAACGGGGCGACCGGGCTGATCAACGCCTGGTGCGACCAGGTGCCGATGATCGTGATGTCCGGGCGGACGCCGGTCACAGAACACACACGTTTCGGCGCCCGGACAGTGCCCATCGGCTGGGGGCAGGAGATGTTCGATCAGGAAGCGCTGATCCGCGAGACCACAAAGTGGCACTATGAACTGCGCTTCCCCGAGCAGATCTCCGACCTTCTGGACCGCGCCTGGGCGATTGCCAATTCAACGCCGAAGGGGCCGGTCTACCTCAGCCTCCCGCGCGAAGTGCTGTGCGAGCCCTGTCCGCCGGAAGGTCTGGACCGCCCGTCGCGGATTGCGCCCGTCGTCACCGCGCCCGAACCTGCCGCCGTTCAGCGGGCGGCCGAGGCGCTGGTCGGCGCGGAGCGGCCGCTGATCCTTTCCCAGCGCGGCGCCGGCAGCGCGGAGGGGTTCGCGGCCCTTTCTCAGTTGTGCGACGACTTTGCCCTGCCGCTTTCGCACTACTGGTCGAACCAGATCGCATTGCCCATCGCGCATCCCATGCAGGTCGGTAGCGATCCGGCGCCGTGGCTGGAAGAGGCCGACGTCGTGCTGGTGCTCGACGCGCTGGCGCCGTGGTTCCCGGACAAGGTGACCCTGCGCGACGATGTGACGGTGATCCAGGCGGGGCCGGACCCGTTGTTCTCGCGCACGCCGGTGCGGATGTTTCCGGCTGCCATCACCCTGTCCGGACCCGTGGACGGAACGGTTGCGGCGCTCGGGGCGGCGATGTGGGCGCTTCCGCCGGACGCCGCGCGGGTGGAGGCGCGGCGAACCGTTGTTGCACAGGCATCGGACGCGGCACGCACCGCTGTTCGGGCGCAGGCAGAGGCGGGCCGGGGCGCCCCCATGAGCAAGGAATGGGTGGCGCTGTGCCTGGGCGAGGTGGTGAAGGGGCGCAAGGCCACGGTCTTCCACGAGTTGGGCTGCCCCCTGCAATCGCTGATGCTGGACCAGCCCGACAGCTATTTCCAGGAGCCGCATTCCGGCGGGCTGGGTTGGGGGTTGCCTGCCGCCATGGGGGCAAAGCTTGCCGATCCGGAGCGGCTGGTCTTCGCCACGATCGGCGACGGCAGCTACATGTTCGCCAACCCGACGGCCTGCCATCTGGTGGCAGAGGCGCAGGGGATCGCGGTCGTCACGCTGGTCCTGAACAACGAGGAATGGGGTGCGGTCCGGCACTCGGTGGAGGGGCTCTACCCGGAAGGGCACGCGCGGGCGACGAACGAGGTGCCGCTGACCTCCCTCCGGCCCAGCCCCGACTTTGCGCTCACCGCCGCCGCCAGCCGTGCCTGGACGGAGACGGTGACGGATGGGGCCGATCTGCCCGCCGCGCTGGAGCGCGCGGTGGAGGCCGCCGATGCAGGACGGCAGGCGCTGCTGAACATCGCCATTGCGCGGGTGACTTAAGCTCCGGAGAGTCTCCGGGTGGCGGGGGTGACCGACGTGCAAATACCGGAGACCGCGGAACGGGCGCTTGGCTGGTTTCCCTGATGCACGCGATGGGCGGAGGGGCGCCAAGCGTCTCCTCTGAGAAAGAGGGTTGCCGTCCCGAGGGACCTCCGATCCAAGGCGGGCAATCCACCCCCGGCACGCAAAAGGCCCTCTATTCGTCGGCGTCGGGGTCCAGCAACTCGATCTCGCCAACCGAAACCAGGTCGCGGATGGCAGAGACGACCGCCGCCATGGCCTTTTCCCCGACCTTCGGCTTGACGGATCCCTTGTTGCCGGCCTCTTCGCGCAGGTTTTCCGCCAGGCGTTTCGACATGTTGGACAGCAGGAATTCCGCGGTGCGCCGGTCCTCGTCCGAGGTGGCGGCGGCGAGTGCCACAGCAAGCGTATCGGGCGGCACGTCGCGGGTGATCTTCGGCACGTCGATGGCATTCAGCCGCTCCGGGATGTTGGCGAAGGTGAAGATCGCCTTGCGCACCGCCTCCGCAAACTCGGCGTCTTCCTGTTCGAGCTGCTGGAGCAGTTCCTCGCGCACGGCGCTGTTGGAATAGTTGAGGATTGCGCCCAGCCGTTCGTCGGGGCGTTTGACGAAGGCCTTTTCCGGCTCCGCGTCGATCTGGGCGGCCAGCGACAGGCCGATCCGGTCAACCGCATCCGGCGTGACCCCGGTGGTCATCGACACCGCGTAGGAGATCCGGCGCGCCTTGTCGCCGGGCAGTTTTGCCAGCACCTGCGCGGCCTTGCCCACGTCGATCTTGGACATCATGACCGCCGCGACCTCGGTGCTTTCGGACAGCACGAGCGCCTCCAGCCGTTCTACGGCAAGATCGTTGATGCGGTCCCATGGATCGCCGGTCTGGCGCACGCCTGCTTCTTTCCTCAGGCGGGACGCGGTACGGGGATTGATCCGCCCGTCCAGCGCGGTCAGCGCACCGGCCATGTCGCCGGGGAACGACAGACCGACCGATTCCAGCTCGTCCGAGAATTCCGTCACCACCTGATTCAGGGTCTCGCGGTCGATGTAGCGCATGTTGCCGAGGAGCATGGTCAGCTCCTCCTGCAGGTCGTCGGGCAGCGAGGCGAGCGGCACATCGCTTTCCTCGTTCAACAGGAATTGCACGATGATCGCCGCCTTCGCCTTCCGTGAGAGGGGCAGTCTGCCACCGCCGAAGGACGGACTCGGCAGGGCGGCGAGCGCATGCATGTTGGTCATTTGCGATCTCCGGGATAGCAGTCCGGATCACTTGCTAGCGGCTCAAGGTTGCTGGCCCGTTAAGGACGGCGTCCGAGGGCACCGGATTCACGCGATCTCTGGAGAGTTCGAGACAAAGCCGCGTGGCTTCCCCCCGATCGCTTAAGACGGCGTTAGGGAGGCCCGGCACACGATGCGGCAAGGACCGGGATTTGATGTTCCGTGGGGCAAAGCGAGAGAGGTTTCAGATGCAACGGATTGCCCGAAAACTGGAGTTCCCCGAACCGCAGGCGGTCGCTACGCCGCGGACCCGTTGCCTTGTCGTGGACGACGATGTGTTCGACCGGGCGATGCTGGGCCGTTGTATCGGCAAGGGCGTGACAGAGGTGGAGGTGCTCGAGGCCGATTCCATCGCGGCGGCGCGCGCCCATCTGGACCGGGTACGGCCAGATATCGTGCTTGTCGATCACCGGCTGCCGGACGGGCATGGCACGGAGTTCGCCCGGGAACTGATGTCGGATGAGGCGTTTGCCGACGTGCTGATCTGCGTTGTCAGCAGCGTCGATCCCAGTCTTCTGGATCCCGCCGTCGCCACCTTGCCGAAAGACGCGCTGAGCCGTGTTGGCCTGACGCGCATGGTTGAGGAGTTCCTGGAGCGGCGGCGCCTTTCACGGGCATCCGCCGACGGCGCGCTCGTCGCGGATTTCGGCGCCCATGTGAGCGACAGCCTCGATGCCGCCGTGGCGCGGATGCTGCGGACATTGCGCCGCGCCAAGTCTGGGGCGCGCAGGACGATCCCGCGTAGCGCGATGAACGATCTCGATCAACTGGAGCAGATGCTTCTCGCGCTGTCCGACGTGCGGCAGCGAGTGCATTGAAGCGCGTGGACCGTACCGCGCAACGCCAGGGCGAGAGGGAAGAAGCCCCGGCGCCACCGCGATACGGGAAAGGGGTCAGCCGGTGACGACCTTGCAGCTATGGGTGTCGGCGTCGTAGGCGGAACCTTCAGCGCAGGTCATGGCCTGCTTCTCATGCCACTGGCAGGCAGAGCCCAGCACCGGGACAAGGGTCAGGGCGGCGGCAGTGAGAATCGTCGTGATCTTCATCGGGTCGTCCTCCTGTTGGGATGGACGAAAAGGTAGCACGCAAATGCAACTTCTCAAAACGCCGGAGCGGAGGAGGGCATCTCACCATTCCGTGATGGCGGGTCAGGGTGTTGAGATTGGGCAGTCCCAATGCGCGAGAAGTCCCAGAAACGACCAGAGGTCGGCCAACGGGCGGAACGACAAATTCTCGGTCGCGTCCGCCGGCACGTCGCTGGTTCACAAACGCCCGTCCGTTGCCAGCAAACCGGTCAAGGGCGCATGGCACGTCAGTAGGTGTAGGTCGTACCGGTGGTGATCGCGTCGCGGAGGGAGGCCTCGGCCCATGTGCCGCGCCCGCCGCGGGCGATGATCTCGTCGTACTGGCGCTTGGCACCGACCCAGTCACCTTCCAGCACGAGGCCCTGGCCCATGTAGCTGCGGGCGAGGAGGTTGTCGGGGTTCTGCGCCAGCGCGGCATCGTACCAGCGCTTCGCACCGTCCATGTCGCCCGACATCCGCGCGATGAAGCCGCGGTAGGTCAGCACGCCGTCCGCCTTCTGGTCGTCCATGGCGTCCAGAACCATCAGCGCGTCGGCGAACTTCCCCTCGTATGCATAGCCGCGCACCGCTTCCAGCCGCATCATGTCGTCGACGTGTCCGCTTTGGGGTTTGACGCACTTGTCCGACATCACGTCGTAGACGTAGCCGGCCTTGCAGGCGGATTTTGGCGGCGTGGAACTGTCGGTGCCTGCGGCGA
This region includes:
- a CDS encoding thiamine pyrophosphate-requiring protein; translated protein: MKSAITAGGAIFGKLKALGIDYVFANSGTDFPPVIEGLVEARRQGLDLPIPVTVPHEHAAVSMAHGAWQVTGRPQAVLLHTNVGLSNGATGLINAWCDQVPMIVMSGRTPVTEHTRFGARTVPIGWGQEMFDQEALIRETTKWHYELRFPEQISDLLDRAWAIANSTPKGPVYLSLPREVLCEPCPPEGLDRPSRIAPVVTAPEPAAVQRAAEALVGAERPLILSQRGAGSAEGFAALSQLCDDFALPLSHYWSNQIALPIAHPMQVGSDPAPWLEEADVVLVLDALAPWFPDKVTLRDDVTVIQAGPDPLFSRTPVRMFPAAITLSGPVDGTVAALGAAMWALPPDAARVEARRTVVAQASDAARTAVRAQAEAGRGAPMSKEWVALCLGEVVKGRKATVFHELGCPLQSLMLDQPDSYFQEPHSGGLGWGLPAAMGAKLADPERLVFATIGDGSYMFANPTACHLVAEAQGIAVVTLVLNNEEWGAVRHSVEGLYPEGHARATNEVPLTSLRPSPDFALTAAASRAWTETVTDGADLPAALERAVEAADAGRQALLNIAIARVT
- a CDS encoding FliG C-terminal domain-containing protein, which gives rise to MTNMHALAALPSPSFGGGRLPLSRKAKAAIIVQFLLNEESDVPLASLPDDLQEELTMLLGNMRYIDRETLNQVVTEFSDELESVGLSFPGDMAGALTALDGRINPRTASRLRKEAGVRQTGDPWDRINDLAVERLEALVLSESTEVAAVMMSKIDVGKAAQVLAKLPGDKARRISYAVSMTTGVTPDAVDRIGLSLAAQIDAEPEKAFVKRPDERLGAILNYSNSAVREELLQQLEQEDAEFAEAVRKAIFTFANIPERLNAIDVPKITRDVPPDTLAVALAAATSDEDRRTAEFLLSNMSKRLAENLREEAGNKGSVKPKVGEKAMAAVVSAIRDLVSVGEIELLDPDADE
- a CDS encoding adenylosuccinate lyase, whose translation is MKITTILTAAALTLVPVLGSACQWHEKQAMTCAEGSAYDADTHSCKVVTG
- a CDS encoding response regulator, which encodes MQRIARKLEFPEPQAVATPRTRCLVVDDDVFDRAMLGRCIGKGVTEVEVLEADSIAAARAHLDRVRPDIVLVDHRLPDGHGTEFARELMSDEAFADVLICVVSSVDPSLLDPAVATLPKDALSRVGLTRMVEEFLERRRLSRASADGALVADFGAHVSDSLDAAVARMLRTLRRAKSGARRTIPRSAMNDLDQLEQMLLALSDVRQRVH